In the Carboxydothermus hydrogenoformans Z-2901 genome, GGATTCGGTTCCGGTGGTTGCCATTACCGGACAGGTGGCAACCTCGCTTTTGGGACGGGATTCCTTTCAGGAAGCGGATATTACCGGCATAACCATGCCGATTACCAAACATAATTATTTGGTAAAAGATCCGGGGGAACTGGCCCAGACGGTGGTGGAAGCATTTTACATTGCCCGGACGGGACGACCGGGGCCGGTTTTAATTGATATTCCCAAGGATGTTTCGGCGGCCCGGGCGCGCTATGAATTTCCCGAAAAAGTTGAGCTTCCAGGGTACAAACCGGTTTTAACTCCCGGCGAGGAAGAGGTTAATAAGGCTATAGCGTTAATTAATTCCTCCGAGCGTCCGTTAATTTTTAGCGGAGGCGGGACTGTTAACGCCGGGGCCGAGCAATTATTGCTGGCTTTTGCCGAGAAAATCAATGCACCGGTGGTTGCAAGTTTAATGGGTTTAGGAGGATTTCCCGGAGACCATCCCTTATTCTTGGGAATGCTGGGTATGCACGGGACCAAGCCGGCCAATTATGCGGTCAGCGAATGTGATGTCCTGATAGCCGTGGGAGTGCGCTTTGACGACCGGGTAACCGGAGATGTTAAAAGCTTTGCCCCTAATGCCAAGATTGTTCACATAGATATTGACCCGGCGGAAATCAATAAGAATGTGCTGGTGGAAGTGCCTTTGGTGGGGGATGTAAAGAACAGCTTAGAGCTTTTAATTAAAGGGGTAAAGGAAAAAAAGCCGGAGAAATGGCTTAAGTATGTTTTTGGTTTAAAGGAAAAATATCCTTTAACTTATAACCGGGAGTGTGGCTTAAAACCCCAAAAAGTTATCGAAACTCTTTATAAGATAACCGGAGGCGAAGCAATTATCGTTACCGATGTGGGACAGCATCAGATGTGGGCTGCCCAGTTTTACAAATTTAATAAGCCGAGGAGATTTATTTCCTCCGGTGGGTTAGGAACGATGGGGTTTGGTTTACCGGCAGGAATTGGGGCTCAGGTGGCAAGACCGGAGCAGCAGGTAATAGTGGTATCGGGCGATGGTAGTATCCAGATGAATAGCCAGGAACTAATGACCGTTGCGGCCTATAATATCCCCGTTAAGGTTATTATCTTAAACAACGGTTACCTGGGGATGGTGCGGCAGTGGCAGGAACTTTTCCATCAGCGCCGTTATTCGCATACGGAACTTAAAAATCCCGACTTTGTTAAGTTAGCCGATGCTTACGGGATAAGGGGTTTGCGCATTAAAAAAGAAGAAAACTTGGAAGAAAAACTTTTGGAGGCAATAAATTATGCCGGACCGGTAGTGGTAGATGTTTGGGTAGACCGGGAGGAAAATGTTTTTCCCATGGTGCCACCGGGAGGCGCAATTCACAAAATGATCGGTTAAAGGGGGGATTTGATGCGGCATACCCTGGCAGTATTGGTGGAAAACAATCCTGGGGTTTTAGCAAGGGTGGCGGGGCTTTTTAGCCGCCGGGGCTATAACATTGATAGCCTTGCGGTGGGCAGGACGGAAAATCCGGATATTTCCCGGATGACCATTGTGGTGGAAGGGGATGACCGGGTTTTAGAGCAGGTAGTAAAGCAACTGAGAAAGTTAGTTGATGTAATCAAAGTTCAGGACATTACCTCCGAACAGTATGTGAGCCGGGAGCTTTTGCTTTTAAAAGTTCATGCGGATTCCAATACCCGGGGGGAAATTATGCAAATAGTAGAAATCTTCCGGGCCCGGATTGTGGATATTGGGCCCAAAACCCTGACCATTGAAGCTACCGGTGATGAAGATAAAATCGAAGCTATTGAAAATGCATTAAGGCCTTTTGGTATTAAAGAGCTGGTACGCACCGGAAAAATTGCCCTGCTGCGGGGCTCCAGAACTTCAAATATAAATGGAGTAAAGGAGGAGGAATAAAAATGAAAAAAGTTTATTATGATCAGGACGCTAATTTAGAGCTTTTACGGGAGAAAAAAATTGCGATTATTGGCTACGGTAGCCAGGGGCATGCTCAGGCCCAGAACTTAAAAGATAGCGGCTTAAATGTGGTGGTAGGTCTTCATAAAAAAAGTAAAAGCCGGGAAAAAGCCGAAGCTGATGGTTTTACGGTAATGAAAGTGGATGAAG is a window encoding:
- the ilvB gene encoding biosynthetic-type acetolactate synthase large subunit — protein: MELTGAQILIKVLEDLGVDTVFGYPGGAVLPIYDALYDSKITHYLTRHEQGAAHAADGYARASGKVGVCFATSGPGATNLVTGLATAYMDSVPVVAITGQVATSLLGRDSFQEADITGITMPITKHNYLVKDPGELAQTVVEAFYIARTGRPGPVLIDIPKDVSAARARYEFPEKVELPGYKPVLTPGEEEVNKAIALINSSERPLIFSGGGTVNAGAEQLLLAFAEKINAPVVASLMGLGGFPGDHPLFLGMLGMHGTKPANYAVSECDVLIAVGVRFDDRVTGDVKSFAPNAKIVHIDIDPAEINKNVLVEVPLVGDVKNSLELLIKGVKEKKPEKWLKYVFGLKEKYPLTYNRECGLKPQKVIETLYKITGGEAIIVTDVGQHQMWAAQFYKFNKPRRFISSGGLGTMGFGLPAGIGAQVARPEQQVIVVSGDGSIQMNSQELMTVAAYNIPVKVIILNNGYLGMVRQWQELFHQRRYSHTELKNPDFVKLADAYGIRGLRIKKEENLEEKLLEAINYAGPVVVDVWVDREENVFPMVPPGGAIHKMIG
- the ilvN gene encoding acetolactate synthase small subunit, producing MRHTLAVLVENNPGVLARVAGLFSRRGYNIDSLAVGRTENPDISRMTIVVEGDDRVLEQVVKQLRKLVDVIKVQDITSEQYVSRELLLLKVHADSNTRGEIMQIVEIFRARIVDIGPKTLTIEATGDEDKIEAIENALRPFGIKELVRTGKIALLRGSRTSNINGVKEEE